One region of Camelina sativa cultivar DH55 chromosome 6, Cs, whole genome shotgun sequence genomic DNA includes:
- the LOC104793642 gene encoding uncharacterized protein LOC104793642 isoform X1, with translation MTIFNWVQRKLHQNVIKEIDGVTKNEKNKKSEGTSEIEKNTKAILDQVGLVDAFDNWFDGVLTIGTFGFDTLNFKEEDEKYDDECGSVDLDYVVNDGSIIKNVDQEVDPLISDDNKFYDHHEDVTELLDTDHFGSIKTTETPVVEVAVEAEIVPEKKRTTLAELFMEDRDKDDDQGQGKKSKNPNLVDEEVKYPKQNGSKLSRKFSLVKKKLVMSKSKDKEKDSPPIKRMHQMIKRMMKKKIHPDIDATKGFKKDVPPYKPTQKCEALESRYLLNIKDCMA, from the exons ATGACG ATCTTTAACTGGGTGCAAAGAAAGCTGCACCAAAATGTCATCAAAG AAATAGACGGTGTGACGAAAAacgagaagaataagaaaagtgAAGGAACAAGTGAGATAGAGAAGAACACGAAAGCTATATTGGATCAAGTTGGCTTAGTGGATGCTTTTGATAATTGGTTCGATGGAGTTCTCACCATCGGTACATTTGGTTTCGACACCTTGAACtttaaggaagaagatgaaaaatacGATGATGAATGTGGGAGTGTGGATCTCGACTATGTCGTAAACGATGGTAGCATCATCAAGAACGTCGATCAGGAAGTGGATCCTCTTATCTCCGATGACAATAAGTTTTATGATCATCATGAAGATGTAACTGAG CTATTGGATACTGATCACTTTGGCTCGATCAAAACCACTGAAACGCCAGTTGTAGAGGTGGCGGTCGAAGCCGAGATAGTCccagagaagaagaggacaaCACTTGCGGAGCTATTCATGGAGGACCGAGACAAAGACGATGACCAGGGGCAAGGCAAGAAATCCAAGAACCCTAATCTTGTGGACGAGGAGGTTAAATATCCTAAACAAAACGGCTCAAAGCTAAGTAGGAAGTTCTCCCTTGTTAAAAAGAAGCTGGTCATGTCAAAGTccaaagataaagaaaaagattcgcCTCCAATCAAGAGAATGCATCag ATGATAAagagaatgatgaagaagaagatccatccAGATATAGATGCGACTAAGGGTTTTAAGAAAGATGTTCCTCCATACAAGCCAACTCAAAAATGTGAAGCTCTCGAGTCACGTTATCTTCTTAACATTAAAG ATTGCATGGCCTAG
- the LOC104793642 gene encoding uncharacterized protein LOC104793642 isoform X2, which yields MTIFNWVQRKLHQNVIKDGVTKNEKNKKSEGTSEIEKNTKAILDQVGLVDAFDNWFDGVLTIGTFGFDTLNFKEEDEKYDDECGSVDLDYVVNDGSIIKNVDQEVDPLISDDNKFYDHHEDVTELLDTDHFGSIKTTETPVVEVAVEAEIVPEKKRTTLAELFMEDRDKDDDQGQGKKSKNPNLVDEEVKYPKQNGSKLSRKFSLVKKKLVMSKSKDKEKDSPPIKRMHQMIKRMMKKKIHPDIDATKGFKKDVPPYKPTQKCEALESRYLLNIKDCMA from the exons ATGACG ATCTTTAACTGGGTGCAAAGAAAGCTGCACCAAAATGTCATCAAAG ACGGTGTGACGAAAAacgagaagaataagaaaagtgAAGGAACAAGTGAGATAGAGAAGAACACGAAAGCTATATTGGATCAAGTTGGCTTAGTGGATGCTTTTGATAATTGGTTCGATGGAGTTCTCACCATCGGTACATTTGGTTTCGACACCTTGAACtttaaggaagaagatgaaaaatacGATGATGAATGTGGGAGTGTGGATCTCGACTATGTCGTAAACGATGGTAGCATCATCAAGAACGTCGATCAGGAAGTGGATCCTCTTATCTCCGATGACAATAAGTTTTATGATCATCATGAAGATGTAACTGAG CTATTGGATACTGATCACTTTGGCTCGATCAAAACCACTGAAACGCCAGTTGTAGAGGTGGCGGTCGAAGCCGAGATAGTCccagagaagaagaggacaaCACTTGCGGAGCTATTCATGGAGGACCGAGACAAAGACGATGACCAGGGGCAAGGCAAGAAATCCAAGAACCCTAATCTTGTGGACGAGGAGGTTAAATATCCTAAACAAAACGGCTCAAAGCTAAGTAGGAAGTTCTCCCTTGTTAAAAAGAAGCTGGTCATGTCAAAGTccaaagataaagaaaaagattcgcCTCCAATCAAGAGAATGCATCag ATGATAAagagaatgatgaagaagaagatccatccAGATATAGATGCGACTAAGGGTTTTAAGAAAGATGTTCCTCCATACAAGCCAACTCAAAAATGTGAAGCTCTCGAGTCACGTTATCTTCTTAACATTAAAG ATTGCATGGCCTAG
- the LOC104793641 gene encoding homeobox protein 2-like encodes MSNVRPWFRLSSIARPTSQGSSDPPPPQPRQTPRRPVIVRPPPRQQSPPRQRQPPSPPRQQQQQPLSPPRQQQQPLTPPRQKAPSPSPPHQERSPYHSPPSRHMSPPTPPKAAMPPPPPTRLSYTPPPSPKEVQEALPQPKPKSPPSPAHSSHSTTSESVKTRSVTSDSENHRKAPSPRVLSPYSLPPSQLHSERETTQKNILTAEKTSQLHEPNQYNHNHNHNNNHNHNHNQNYNHNHNQNQNHNQNHNHNHSYQGSNPRKMHRQPSPSDSESIMGTRVITIAGENKGAVMEILRSPPSNKTGGSGTHSSRVFHGTGEKGRRLKSSSSSSSSDEGEGKKKTTKNPNNGNSNLPMKAFMNSNVQMINNSIVYNSTASHHDPGVHLKISRKPGSGNGFHVNDYGNNGGYTD; translated from the coding sequence ATGTCTAACGTTCGTCCATGGTTCCGTCTCTCTAGCATCGCTAGGCCTACATCACAAGGTTCTAGCGATCCACCTCCACCTCAACCCCGACAAACCCCTCGCCGTCCGGTCATAGTCAGACCACCGCCAAGACAACAGTCACCTCCACGTCAGCGACAACCTCCTTCACCTCCAcgtcagcagcagcagcaacctCTTTCCCCTCCACGTCAGCAGCAACAGCCTCTTACCCCTCCACGTCAGAAGGCTCCGTCACCTTCACCTCCTCATCAAGAGCGGTCCCCATATCATTCACCTCCTAGCCGCCACATGTCGCCGCCGACCCCACCAAAGGCTGCGATGCCACCGCCGCCACCAACTCGGTTGTCATACACGCCGCCACCATCTCCCAAGGAGGTTCAAGAAGCCTTACCAcagccaaaaccaaaatcaccaCCGAGTCCAGCTCATTCAAGTCACTCTACAACGTCTGAGTCAGTGAAAACTCGGTCTGTAACATCTGATTCAGAGAACCATCGGAAAGCACCATCACCAAGAGTACTCTCTCCCTACTCTCTTCCACCTTCTCAGTTACATTCCGAACGCGAAACCACTCAGAAAAACATTCTCACTGCAGAGAAAACAAGTCAGCTCCATGAACCAAATCAGtataaccataaccataaccacaacaacaaccacaaccacaaccacaaccagaactataaccataaccataaccaaaaccaaaaccataaccaaaaccataaccataaccatagCTATCAAGGCAGCAACCCCAGGAAGATGCATCGTCAACCATCTCCGTCCGATTCTGAGAGCATAATGGGCACACGCGTCATCACCATTGCAGGTGAAAACAAAGGTGCTGTAATGGAGATCCTACGATCTCCTCCAAGCAACAAAACCGGAGGTTCAGGAACACATTCCTCTAGGGTTTTTCATGGCACTGGAGAGAAAGGACGACGACTTaaaagcagcagcagcagtagtAGCAGCGACGAaggagaaggaaagaagaaaacgacGAAGAACCCTAACAATGGGAATAGTAACCTCCCGATGAAAGCTTTTATGAACAGTAACGTGCAGATGATAAACAACTCCATTGTTTACAACTCGACGGCATCTCATCACGATCCCGGCGTTCATCTTAAAATCTCCCGGAAACCTGGCTCCGGCAATGGTTTCCACGTCAACGATTACGGTAATAACGGCGGATACACCGACTGA
- the LOC104793643 gene encoding cytochrome B5, with product MANLISFHDVCKHKCKNDCWILIHGKVYDISTFMDEHPGGDNVLLAVTGKDASTDFEDVNHSDDAKEQMKKYCIGDVDQSTVPVTKKYIPPWEKKEESTTTETTKEEPGNKLLVYLIPLFILGVAFALKFYNNNK from the exons ATGGCGAATCTTATTTCGTTTCATGACGTATGTAAACATAAGTGCAAGAACGATTGTTGGATTCTCATCCATGGAAAG GTCTATGACATCAGTACCTTCATGGACGAACATCCCGGCGGTGATAATGTTCTCCTCGCCGTCACCG gaaaagACGCGTCGACCGACTTCGAAGATGTGAATCATAGCGATGACGCCAAGGAGCAGATGAAGAAGTATTGTATCGGTGACGTTGACCAGTCAACGGTTCCGGTGACGAAGAAGTATATTCCGCCGtgggagaagaaggaggagtCTACGACGACGGAAACAACTAAAGAAGAACCTGGAAACAAGCTGCTCGTTTACTTGATTCCTCTCTTTATTCTCGGCGTTGCCTTTGCTCTCAAattctacaacaacaacaagtaa